TCATATCCCTCTTCAGCCCTAAGTGTCGATGAACAGCAGATCAGTGTGTATAAGACAGACACGGTGACGTGTTTAGTCCTGCCCATTTACAGCAGACTCACAATACGCAATAAggggggtgtggtgtgtgtgtgtgtgtgtgtgtgtgtgtgtgttagaagcaggaatggcctggcttgttttcaacctgccaatgTTCTCGCATACCAGACAGGAAGTAGCTGCCATATTAGGAGGGACCTGCTATTTTGTGGCAGCCAATCAGTATTGTCCAACGTAGGTGCAACCAATCACATTAACTGGAAGTGTTTGGCTTGCTAAATTCGTATATTAATGatcagattaataaataattgttgcCCTGTAAGTTGGATTTGAACTTTTATGTTAGAGACAGTGAATCTGTGACTACTTGAATTGgttaatttaatcatttgtagAAACGCAGCTTGTGCACCGTGTGGTCCTGGTTTGTGAGGGGCGATCATTAACTCCAAATACtaacttactgtacattaccATTACCATGTTAACATGTTAACTTAATCTATTGATTAGAATAAAGCTCATGCTGATTCATTGGAATTATTGACAAGCTCAGCCTTGATGATACACGTACAACTTTAACCATATcggtttttttttggggggggcatTTAGTTTTTCAGGGGGTTGTCTGATATCCAAccatttattgatttttgttttattgctcttgcatttttttttttttttttttttttgacaaaacagTTCTTTTAAGAACTACCTTTTTTCCCTCTAACTCTGTTTTACACCTCTTGTGTAACTTAATATCAATTATGGCAGGTAACGATTCATCCTTTTCTAAGAACGTAGCTTTATGGCCCATATCAGGCGGTGATGGGTGAATCTGCTCTTATCAAAAATGACACATGGAAGGTATAGATaagaatatgtaaataaaaaccatTTTGGTAATGTTTGgtaataaaatgcttttttttttccagaaagagGAAGTGCGCATCAGCCTTGTCGGAAGTAATCCGTGAAGAGACAAAACAACAGGAGGCAGGACAAGTACAGAACATCGAAATCTTGATGGTAGTAGTATTACATTCAATATGACAGAAGCAAAGTTTGAACAACAGATTTCAAGCCTTTATCTCATTATTTGTTATCTTAACTATTGTAGTAGCTTTATGGCAAATACCtggttaaattaaatgttttcagGTATTGCCTGCACCCATATGCACATTCTGTTTTAAGGGAGGTTAGGTCATGATGTTTGGAAAATGCAGTAttaattttttggtttgtttgtaatATCTAATAGTTGCCAGACTCTGTCCTGTCTGAAATTCTTCTTCACGTGGTCCTTGAGGAGGTTGATTCTGGATTGTTAAATTTGTCTTTAGTTTGTTCCAAATTCAGAAGTCTGGTGGATACAGACCCATTTAGGAGGAGGGCACACTTCTGCTGGCTTGACAGTACGTATATACCATCCAGGGTTTTGCAGTGATAGGTGCCAGCTACTGGAGAGTGAAATGCCGTTCAATCAACcagttcatttttaaaagccTAGTTAATCTAactaatctttctttttttttccaacaaacCTTTAACTtaaactttttctttgtttctaattcttttctttctttctataacTATTCATAAAGCTATAACCATTCTACACTTATGGATAGATAGGAGGGTTGAAGATtagtaagaaaaacaaagaaattgttTTTCTTACTAATCTTCTACCCTCCTATCTATCCATAAGTGTAGAATGGTTATAACTTTGTTCTCTTGCAAATGACAGGTAGCCAACATGTATGTACTGATGTAATTCATGCCATTGTTATAACTGGTGTGAGATTGTGTACGGTAGAGTCTCTGGCCTGCGACCCCGTGAGACTTTGACCCCTGGCTCTACCGATGAAACTATTCTTCAATaaatttttacttatttgatTGTACCTCATGACTCCTGGTCTTTCATCATATCTGGTCCGGGGTCTTTAAGCTGTTATCCCCTAACactagaaacattttaaatcatgttaAACCGTGCTAGAACATTGTTAAACTTTTTCAAACTTTCTGGCTAGGCTTTTTCAAGCCAACTTAGTTTTTCTACAAACTTTACAATCTAGTTAGAACTGTTGTTTTATGAAACACAGACAAGAATGTATTGAAATACTACAAATGTAAAACTGAACTTAAACGATAGCAAAATATGCTTTTAAATAAAGGCCATTGAGacaatgttcttttttcttttagacaggactttattaatgaatgtttatgtacatttaataaatatacaatatgattATATAGGCattcatgtatgtatatatttcatatatataagTTGACAGTCATTAGgccctcattaagaaacagaatttacatccaaatgaactatcaaattacagacctatttcacacattccgtttatgtctaaaatacttgaaaaggttgtgtctgttcaactgagctccttcttacaggagaacaatatcctcaaagagtttcaatcaggtttcagaccccatcatagcacagaaactgcacttgtgaaagtcaaaaatgacttgttcttagcttcggacaaagactgtatgtcactgttagttctacttgaccttagtgctgcattcgacactatagatcacaacattctcctagatcgcttacaaaattacacaggtattcatggacaggctttaagttggtttagatcctacctgtctgattgataccattttgtagaattaaatggtgaatcctccagtttattaccagttaattatggggtccctcaaggatcagttctaggacctctgattttctcaatatacatgcttccattagggaacattattagaagacatgggattagtttccactgctatgctgatgacacaaatgtctgtctctgatgctgagaagctaattcatgctttcatgacctctagactggactattgtaatgcattactaggtggttgtcccgcatcttcaataaataggctacaattagtccaaaatgcagctgccagagttctcactaggacaagaaagtatgaccatataaccccaattttatcatctctacactggctacctgttaagtttagaatcaattacaaactgctgctacttacgtacaaggctcttaatggtttagctcccatgtatctaactagtcttctaacacgttacaatccttcacgctctctgagatcacaaaactcaggactcctggtagtccccagaatatctaagtctactaaaggcggaagagcgttctcttatttagctcccaaactttggaatagtcttcctgatagtgttcggggctcagacacactttcccagtataaatgtagattaaaaactcatctcgttagtcagacgtacacataatacatcccataatattgtgcactattacatcagacttgcacatctttatgaacagcagatatgttaatccctctccactgcttctctctttctacccatcccgagacacccagacattgtaccagctccgatcgtctttcgtgccatgaagattttggacctccactgagatgagggcgactctgtgataatcctgagacatctacagatctaccagctccagttggactctgggatactaaagaggagatctgaactccatgtgatccttacaccgatacaacatttatcagactgtatatttataatcacaccctccagtgtcacccatatgaggatgaggttctcctttgagtctggttcctctcaaggtttcttcctttaccatctaagggagtttttccttgccactgctgcctgagtcacctcagacttgctcattggggataaatacatacacattgcgAACTAtagatatctaataataatcttgaattttttattatattaattgtttataaCAGAGgtaacctctgttttcttccgacgaagaataaaaaatatcgaatgttttatcgaacacattttttattgatatcgatctcgtgtctatcgcgatacatatagTTATCGTTATATCACCCAGCCCTAGTCCCTACGTTTGTTTGTCCTTTATCTCCCACAATAGATGTATAAGAACTTTATTTCAAAGAAATATTGTATCTTTGCCTTATGTTCATTCTTTCTGGAACCAGTTTACAGATAATATTGTTTGGCTACTATAATAGATAATATTGAAAAAGGTTTGGCTACTTCCAAATCAggatttaattacaaataaaataaaagaagtcTCATTTAAACTTATTCATAGGATCTACccaacaaaacattttcttgtgGAATTTAAAAGCTTTATAGACACAAATTGTACAGTTTGTAATAACAGCTTAGAAACTGTGGTTCACTTATATTGGTACTGAACACTTGTAAAAACCTTTTGGGAAaatgtttgtgattttattgttaAGAATATTGATgttaattttgctttattttggaaaaatgtGCTTTTTGGTGTTTTGAAGAATCAAAGAGACTACCATACTACCAATagtatttacataataaatctGATCCTTTTGTTAGcaaaatttcacattcacaaatgtaGATTTTCTGGGGGGGGGGAAACCCTGTTGTttcatatcatttaaaaaataaatggaactTTATATTGATTCTATAAGATTGTCTTTCAAGCAAAAGGCACTGAAAACTTTGAAAATCTgtactatatttaatattttattgtaaattccCCCTCGCATACTTTGTATTGTTATTGTCTAGTTTGTTAATTGATCTGttgttaattaattcattcattcatcttctaccgcttatccgaactacctcgggtcacggggagacagacagagagggacagagagaaggagagagagacacagacagagagagacagagagggaaagagagagagacagagagagagagagacagagagagacagagagaggtcgTTCACACTGTGATTTTGTTCTCTTTCACACTAGCAGGTGAGAAAAGCTCCACTTGACCcgtgttgatgtttgtgtttatcacCACAGAGTTGAATCAGGGCGtcgtcacatcacacacactttattactcAGAAGATATTTATATTATCTGTGTATCAggaccacacaaacacattcattaattcattcattcattttctaccacttatccaaactcgggtcatggggagcctgtgcctatctcaggcgtcatcgggcatcaaggcaggatgcaccctggatggagtgccaacccatcgcaaggcacacacacactctcattcactcacgcaatcacacactacggacaattttccagagatgccaatcaacctaacatgcatgtcttcggACTGTGGGAGGAAAGTTTCCTCCGGGGAGTAAACCCCCGAGGGGTTTGgggtgcaaactccacacacacaaggcggaggcgggaatcgaacccagaccctggaggtgtgaggcgaacgtgctaaccactaagccaccgtgtcctcacctacacacacggaCTGCGTAGGGACTTCCACATTCTACTCGTTAtcatgatgtgtatgtgtggatcAGTATTTATGGGTGTGTGGGTCATTATTAACTAGGATTGTtcggggtgagtgtgtgtgagagagagtgtgtgtgtatgtgtgtgcacgtgcaagtgttagtgtgtgatggaAATCTCTTTTAATATTACAATATGCTGTTTTGAGCCTaacatttttgaaataaaaacaacctccataaagcaaagaaaggaaTCAGATGcagtttaaactgtttttattctgaTAAGATTCACCTTcagatttttataaacattttaaatgtttaaatgtacaaatgCCACatgactcaaaatgaaaaataattattataaataaatgcatcagTAACCCTTGTCCAGAAAGAGGGATTCATCAACTAACACACAACCTTTTAACACAACAGAAACCTTCACATGTATTTTACTTCAAGCACACAAATGTTAGGTGGACGTCGCCATGGTGACGACTGGAGCTGCCACCGTTGAGGACTGAATTTAACACTAAATGATGAACGGCACAGAAATTACACCGGTGCTCACAGCTGACTGTCACCTGCCTGAAATAGACCAAGCTGATCATTTAAAGTATAATAAATGCTTCTTTACAAAAATActatgattcaattcaattcaattcaagtttatttgtatagcgctttttacaatggacattgtcacaaagcagctttacagaacataaacagaacaaaagataaacataaggagaagtataaagaattaatataataaaaattcaagatatatacagttcacagtgtgtatgtatgtatgtatgtatgtgtatttgtccccaatgagcaagtctgagggctcaggcaacagtggcaaggaaaaactcccttagattggtaaaggaagaaaccttgagaggaaccagactcaaggggaacccatcctcatatgggtgacactagatggtgtggttacaaatatacaagtatcacagagtccaactggagccggtagatctgtagatgtctcagggttctcacagagtcagccttgtctcagtggaggtccagaaatttcaacgcacggaagacgatcttagcatgggtgtctcagcatgggtagaaaaagagaagagaagagcagtgcagagggattaacatatctgctgttcataagaatgtgcaagtctagtgtgatagtgcacaatatttatgggatgtattatgtgtacgcctgactaaagagatgagttttcaatctacatttaaactgtgaaagtgtgtctgagccccgaacactatcaggaagactattccaaagtttgggagctaaataagaaaacgctcttccgcctttagtagacttagatattctggggactaccagaagtcctgagttttgtgatctcagagagcgtgaaggattgtaacgtgttagaagactagttagatacatgggagctaaaccattaagagccttgtacgtaagtagcagcagtttgtaatcaattctaaacttaacaggtagccagtgtagagatgataaaattggggttatatggtcatactttcttgtcctagtgagaactctggccgctgcattttggactaactgtagcctatttattaaagatgcaggacaaccacctagtaatgcattacaatagtccagtctagaggtcatgaaagcgtgaactagcttctcagcatcagatacagacaggatgtttctcagcttggtaatatttctgaggtggaagaaggctgtttttgtggtttgggcgacgtgattttcaaaagacaagttactgtctaatataacacccaggtctttcactgtcgagctactagtaacagtacatccctctaaatggaaattaagttgtgagagtttctgtgtactggtttttgggcctataagtagtgtttctgtcttatcagagtttaacaacagaaagttacagctcatccagtcttttatctctctaaggcattgagttaatttcgacaatttagttatttcatctggttttgaggagatgtataactgtgtgtcgtcggcatagcaatggaagctaatcccatgtcttctaataatgttccctaatggaagcatgtatattgagaaaatcagaggtcctagaactgatccttaaGGGGggccccataattaactggtaataaactggaggattcaccatttaattctacaaaatggtatcaatcagacaggtaggatctaaaccaacttaaagcctgtccatgaatacctgtgtaattttgtaagcgatctaggagaatgttgtgatctatagtgtcgaatgcagcactaaggtcaagtagaactaatagtgacatacagtctttgtccgaagctaagaacaagtcgtttgtaactttaacaagtgcagtttctgtgctatgatggggcctgaaacctgactgaaactcttcgaggatattgttctcctgtaagaaggagctcagttgaacagacacaaccttttctagtattttagacataaacggaaggtgtgaaatcggtctgtaatttgaaagtccattaggatctaaattaggtttcttaatgagtggcctaataactgccaacttgaaggatttagggacgtgacctaaagataacgaggagttaataatattaagaagaggctcaccggctttatgtaacacttctttcagtagtttagttggaatggggtctagtgaacaagttgttgatttagctgtagtaataagtttaactaactcttcctgacctgtacttgtaaagcaatgtagttgtgtgtttagaaccttaggtgagaccgggatgctagttgctcttatgtgttgagcgtcacctattttattcctgatactttcgattttatcagtgaagaatctcataaaatcgtcactactgaactgtgatggaattgtgtgttcagatttttggttttttgttagtctagctactgtgctaaataaaaacctgggattgttctggttattttctatgagtttgctcaggtgctcagccctggctgcttttagagcctgtctatagctggacatactttccttatatgcaattctaaaaacctctaatttagtttttctccactttcgctcgaggttacgggtctctctcttgagggtgtgagtatgactattataccatggtgcaagcgttttatctctaaccttctgtaatctgattggggcaacagtgtctagtgtgctagtgaatatagcgcctatgctgttagtaatttcatctaggtcgtctgtgtttaagggtgcagtaagaagtccagacagatcaggcaggttatttgtgaatctgtctttagtggtcggaataatagttctaccgagacgataacgtggtgaaaagcagttagcctgttctacaggtagtgtgtacattatgagataatggtctgtgatatcatcactttgaggaatgatatctatatcagtgacatctattctgtgtgatattattaaatctagtgtatgattacgacggtgagttgctctagtgacgttttgtttgagcccaagtgagtttagtaagtccatgaatgtgagtcctagcgcatcatttgtgtcatcaacatgaatgttaaaatctcctacaattaatgctttatcaaagctaaccagtaggtcagaaagaaaatctgtgaattctctaagaaaatcggtgtagggccctggtggtctatacacggtcgctagcgcaagagacatcagggatttttgtttcgtgtgcgtgtgcgatagtgtaacattaaggacaagcacttcaaaagacttaaatctatactaTAATCTATAATGATGAGGTTTATTGATCTTCAGTTCTAGCTGAAGTGTGGAGTTTGATCAGAGACACCAGACCCTTAACATTGTCCATTAGAAATATTAATCTTCTAAATATTCAGTGCCATAAAAAGTTTCAGCAGTGAGGAAGACAGGAGCTGGAGATCAGGATGGAGATGGTTTTGAAGATGTGACTCCACACATCTGCCTTAATCACTGACTGCTCTGCTGAAGGCCAGTTGGTGGAGAACTTAAGAAATAAATCctaataaataaactacatttcTTCTTCTAGTCTAGCCGCCTGGCACAAGATCTTCCTTTATCTGGGATTCTGTAACACTTTCAGTTTCATCCATTAAAGGTTTTTCAGCTGCTGTCTGATGGATCTAAGCTTCTGATGACTCGATGTTACTCTCTGAAGTATTTCgagatttttcctttttcatcatTTGGTGTTGAAGGATAATTAGTGAAATGATCACAGCGAGTAAAATAACTACAACAACAGAAAGCACAATGAGTCCTGCTCGCTGGCTCCTCTGGTCAGAGCCTCCATTTTCTgtgaaacaaattaattaaataaaaacaggttcagcgtttttatttcagattttatttcagaCCACTTTATAATCCAcattataaaaatctttatagacttttctgtttaatcttttatttactataatgaatttattgattaatttcttttttaaaaatgataataacgGCACATTTGCGGTGTTGTGAGTTAATGAACCTCTCGGGGACGTGTGGTCTTGATGAACTCACCTGAGAAGAGGTCGATGTTCCTCCTGATGGTCTGGTCCAGATCTGGGTTCTTcatgatgaaggtgatggaggAGTTGACGGTTCTATTTAGGATCAGTTTACTGTTCACGCTGTACAGACCTGTGTGATGGTCCTTACTcagctgcgtgtgtgtgtggttggtgacGTCCCTGGAGTTTCCCATCAGCCACtgcagggagggagaggggaacCCACCCTCTGAGGTCACCAGAACCTCCATGTGGCCGTTGTCCAGCAAAGAGATTTTCAGACGAGGCTCAGAGTAGAACGCTAAAGGAGGGGTAGAGAAGAGTGCTGTGTGGtcggttaccatgacaaccagtAACGCTTCACCGTGAGCACTAGGTAGCTAACATTTTACTGCACTTTATTGTACAGTTTCATCGTTACCTGCTACTTTGAGGGGGAAACTCTTATTCTGCCTGACCAGCCGAGTGCTGACGGAGCAGGTGTACTCCCCCGCGTCCTCCAGAGTGGTGCGGTCCAGCCTGAGCGACGCGTTCCCCTTCTTCATCTCCTGGTGGAACAGGCTGGTGCGGTTGGCGTATGTCTGGCTTTGGTATTGTGGCTGGTCTCGGTTATGAAAGAAACTGTGGACCACCTCTTGGTTGTGCAGCCACGTGATCACGCTGCTGTCTGCGTCCCACGAGCCGTTCACTGGGAACACGCAGGACAGATGGACCGCCTCGCCGTACACACCCATCTGTACACCCGTGGGAACCGAGATCTCGAACTCAGCTACGGATACAAACATGATAAGAGATCTTTAAGAGCTAAATCAACAGAAAAGTAAATATTCAGATAATCTGTGAATGTTTATCCAGGTGAGTGGTGAGTTCTGTTACTGAGAGCGAGAGTTCATGTAATGTAAcatataatgtttttgtttgaatatttttacCATTGAAACGGTTTTGCAAGGCAAGAGACTTTTATCATGTAAATTGTGACAGAGGGAGGAAGAAGATGCTGACAAGCACATGCTGAAACAGGGAAAGTTTTCACTTTACAAGCTTATATTCTAAGTTAAATTTTACCTATCCAAGATAGAAAGAGACATCAGGTGCAAGATAAAGTTCTCCTGTAGTAGTAAGAAGACCAATGAAGTAAATTTTCTGTTAATGATAcatgtgatttatttgtatttctgttcaataattataatgttCAATAATTATaattcgctctggataagggcgtctgccaaatgctgtaaataatgtcctttatattacatttgttttattttcttatcattAGTTCTCACAGCATTATTGAGTCTGATTATCCATCTGGTTGGTCAATAAAGCCAGTTAATCAAGAATTGATTGTGATACTGTTAGtatttctgtcctcagttcaCTGTCACTGTAACATGGTGATAATAAACAGAACCCACTGTAACATCCAGGTTATGTCTGTGTTATTAACACATTATCTAACTAAAACTTTACACCAACAGCTTGACTAACACTCATTAGGTTTCAACCATCAGATGGAGACTTTTAGTCTTCCTCTGAGCTGTAAATATAAAGCTGTAGTAAAAACAGACTTACTGTCAGAGGAAACTCCATGTAACAGCAGGAAAAGATTCagaagagtcagagtcagtgtcgaATCCCTGACTGATCTGAGACTGATCTCCATCTGTATCAGGTAGTGTGTGAGCATCAGGTCAGGATCTTCTCCCTGGGCTCTGTGTCTGCTGCTGAGGAGAAACATCAACATCAGGGTTcgagtggggaaaaaacatcatcatcatcatcatcatcatcataaaaacaaaaaagcttctagaattaatttatgtaaattaatgaTCTGTTTTAATCCGATTCATACAAAATCAGATGAAAGTCTTTTGCCAACTGTTTAATGAGCCGCCATTACGACCCTGCATCTGCCTCAGAATGTTATCTTCATGATCATTTTAATCTCACTGCTAGTTTATTGTGTTCAGATgtgttaagtcaagtcaagaagcttttattgtcatttcaaccatttatagctgttgcagtacacagtgaaatgagacaacaggatcatggtgttacataaaacaaagacagagataaggacttagtaagttagtcctagatacataaagtgcaactgtgaaACCTGGTGTACAAAGTGTGagacaagacagtgtaggacaaaagacagtgaagacaaaagattacaagacaatacaaaaaaaaaaaaaaaaaagacaatacacaaaagacaattttgttgtaaacaggttgatggaaaatatacattaatatatgtTAACACGGACTCGCCACACTCTACAACCCCGATCTCCCGCTAGTAGACACTCCAAAAGTAGTACACTTAAATcatattgattttctttttttattttaacttttatttatttatttttgtttgtttgtttacagttgAATCACATTGATTCCATCATTTATATGCTCATTTTGATCTTTAATCTTTTTAACCTCTAcacatacagttgatgtgtgtgtatgttgtgctcagtacagtacagtttcagttattaaggagtctgatggcttgtgggaagaaactgttacacagtctagTCGTGAGGGCCGAATGCTTCGGTAaattttccagacggcaggagggtgaagaatgtgtgtgaggggcgtgtgtgtgtggggtgtgtggtgttggctttgcagatgcctctgcagggtcttgcgatcagAGGTAGTGCAGTAACATGTGAGTGCAGTAACCCTGTATTCATGCAGGATCACTTTTATCCTGAtcaaaacacttttgttttacagatttacatggctgttatttctgtgttatttctctgttatttctgttacatcttattaatgtataattaaaatgaatatctACCCCATTAGATGGGTGACATTT
The Tachysurus vachellii isolate PV-2020 chromosome 6, HZAU_Pvac_v1, whole genome shotgun sequence genome window above contains:
- the LOC132846881 gene encoding butyrophilin subfamily 1 member A1-like encodes the protein MLTHYLIQMEISLRSVRDSTLTLTLLNLFLLLHGVSSDTEFEISVPTGVQMGVYGEAVHLSCVFPVNGSWDADSSVITWLHNQEVVHSFFHNRDQPQYQSQTYANRTSLFHQEMKKGNASLRLDRTTLEDAGEYTCSVSTRLVRQNKSFPLKVAAFYSEPRLKISLLDNGHMEVLVTSEGGFPSPSLQWLMGNSRDVTNHTHTQLSKDHHTGLYSVNSKLILNRTVNSSITFIMKNPDLDQTIRRNIDLFSAFYSEPRLKISLLDNGHMEVLVTSEGGFPSPSLQWLMGNSRDVTNHTHTQLSKDHHTGLYSVNSKLILNGTVNSSITFIMKNPDLDQTIRRNIDLFSENGGSDQRSQRAGLIVLSVVVVILLAVIISLIILQHRMMKKEKSRNTSESNIESSEASIHQTAAEKPLMDETESVTESQIKEDLVPGG